The Chryseolinea soli genome contains a region encoding:
- a CDS encoding RHS repeat-associated core domain-containing protein, giving the protein MKVEAYGGTEQNTTTGLYDLAYRNFDPALGRFHQADPLADKYSSLSPYNFAYNDPVSYNHPAGLEVGSQGGCSCACLIPT; this is encoded by the coding sequence GTGAAGGTGGAGGCTTACGGTGGCACGGAGCAGAATACAACCACAGGTCTCTATGATCTTGCTTATCGGAATTTTGATCCGGCGCTAGGAAGGTTCCACCAGGCCGACCCGTTAGCAGATAAATACAGTTCGCTTTCTCCTTACAACTTTGCTTACAACGATCCTGTCAGCTATAATCATCCTGCTGGCCTTGAGGTAGGCTCGCAGGGCGGTTGCTCATGTGCATGTTTGATCCCAACGTGA
- a CDS encoding immunoglobulin domain-containing protein, with protein MRTLLFVISAFLCLPGYGQFYQSCIDVPTYTDDGSNHNNIRNSIVRNATGDMAMVGNLKMYKLTKAGVVSWSKDLTLSVRDFEVDNSGNVLAIHNQDLSIIKYASANGAKAWENTFTSVALIDAVPDNNGNVYATGYDYGNDELYIAKYDPATGADLWQGVSLVSLPNYNGQSIAVSSTGDVYILAYNFGTTQYKLIKYSSAGALQWQIDYNNNLNIGGVKVGPDGNAYITAADFNSSRLIKVRASDGAILENELFDLGKIIVAFRGNDFVVVGQNGSGNYALVNYPSTFPTPTAADYIDTFSAFDIDYPYVSINIEADGTAGLVFSIQDFIETSTLIRYSPTGDKLTPQVVLPTFVTGAVLDSNGDYIIPTRQQCVKRLTSCDKLAITIITPPQSQKVCAGSTVQFTVAATGTGLLYQWKKGADLLANGGHISGATTATLTITGADNVNDGGSYTCTIYDGCNHTKTTTAVTLTFVDGPIITGQPTAVEACAGSNINFTITATGQNVKYQWKKGGVALVDNTLITGAKTANLGLKTIAATDAGLYTCDVTSDCFATPITSQSASLTVFLPASVITPPPATAAACAGNDLSITLVASGANLTYQWRKGANNLVESGTVVGTKTNTLTLKQLAAGDVGQYSCVITGMCGNPATSSATTVSISTPSQITSQPVSKSVCTGTNVSFSITASGPSLTYTWRKGNTVVNNGGKYSGATTATLTITGATELEAGAYTCTINNPCGSEIASSAAQLNIDPAPSIVSQSGNTALCEGDVGRISVTTGTGNFQFQWKKDGVVLTDGMAHTGTTTDELLIISASTADAGVYTCEVKSGCGNPINSTGITVAVSNGTQIVSQTTDLKTCQDDKLTLSVTASGNGLTYSWKKNGSLLSDAGTISGSKTATLTIQHISPLDEGRYTCEVTGTCKGTAISDGIDVDIDPKPNLVLATDIDCKSFQPVWSELVTDTNFTEGEYTLFKKGSTTPLGLMDIDGLGEYLIVKNTGTCADTVIWNNTCVITGTESTFSSHVSVAPNPSNGLFKIQNLARPLPFELYNAQGKLVLSAKEPRADGFVDAQHLSDGLYLLSIQNESGKGETLRVIISKEQ; from the coding sequence ATGAGAACCCTCCTCTTTGTTATTTCGGCATTTCTATGCTTGCCTGGTTACGGGCAGTTCTACCAGTCGTGTATCGACGTACCCACGTATACGGACGACGGCTCCAATCACAATAATATCCGAAACAGTATCGTGAGGAATGCCACGGGCGATATGGCGATGGTGGGCAATTTGAAGATGTACAAGCTCACAAAAGCCGGGGTGGTAAGTTGGTCGAAGGACCTCACGCTGAGCGTGCGCGATTTTGAAGTCGACAACAGTGGCAATGTGTTGGCCATTCACAACCAGGACCTAAGCATCATCAAATACGCTTCCGCCAATGGTGCTAAGGCGTGGGAAAATACATTTACTTCGGTTGCCCTCATTGACGCAGTTCCCGATAACAACGGAAACGTCTATGCTACCGGCTATGATTATGGAAATGACGAGCTCTACATAGCAAAATATGATCCCGCCACCGGTGCTGATCTGTGGCAGGGAGTGTCATTGGTATCTTTGCCGAACTACAACGGTCAGTCGATTGCCGTATCCTCGACAGGCGACGTGTATATTCTTGCCTATAATTTTGGCACCACCCAGTATAAACTTATTAAGTATTCATCAGCAGGAGCGCTGCAATGGCAGATCGACTATAATAACAACCTGAACATAGGCGGGGTCAAGGTTGGTCCGGATGGGAATGCCTACATCACCGCTGCCGACTTTAATTCCTCTCGCTTGATTAAGGTACGAGCATCCGACGGTGCCATCCTCGAAAATGAACTTTTCGACCTGGGCAAGATCATCGTGGCGTTCCGCGGTAACGATTTTGTTGTTGTCGGACAAAATGGAAGCGGCAACTATGCCTTGGTCAATTACCCTAGCACTTTTCCGACGCCTACGGCGGCTGACTACATCGACACGTTCAGCGCTTTCGACATCGACTATCCGTACGTGTCCATTAATATAGAAGCCGACGGCACAGCGGGTCTTGTTTTCTCCATTCAGGACTTTATAGAAACGAGTACGCTGATCCGGTATTCGCCTACCGGAGATAAACTTACCCCCCAGGTAGTTCTCCCTACCTTTGTTACAGGCGCAGTCCTGGATAGCAATGGAGACTATATCATACCAACCCGGCAGCAATGCGTCAAACGCCTCACGTCTTGTGACAAACTCGCCATCACCATCATCACACCACCCCAAAGCCAAAAAGTCTGCGCGGGTAGTACGGTTCAGTTTACGGTAGCCGCCACAGGAACGGGGTTGTTGTATCAATGGAAAAAAGGCGCCGACTTGTTGGCCAACGGTGGCCATATTTCGGGAGCGACCACGGCAACACTCACCATCACCGGTGCAGATAACGTGAACGACGGCGGTTCCTACACCTGCACGATCTATGATGGCTGCAATCATACGAAAACGACAACGGCCGTCACGCTGACCTTTGTGGACGGCCCGATCATCACCGGTCAGCCCACTGCTGTTGAAGCGTGCGCCGGATCCAATATCAATTTCACGATTACGGCCACAGGCCAGAATGTGAAATACCAATGGAAAAAAGGAGGCGTGGCCCTGGTGGACAACACCTTGATCACCGGCGCTAAAACGGCCAACCTAGGTCTGAAAACCATTGCCGCGACGGATGCCGGCTTATATACCTGCGACGTAACGTCCGATTGTTTTGCAACCCCCATCACCAGTCAAAGCGCGTCACTGACCGTCTTCCTGCCCGCATCGGTCATCACACCGCCACCCGCCACGGCCGCGGCATGCGCGGGCAACGACCTCTCGATCACGCTGGTGGCCAGCGGTGCCAACCTCACGTATCAATGGCGCAAGGGGGCGAACAATCTTGTGGAAAGTGGTACGGTGGTAGGCACAAAAACCAACACGCTCACCCTAAAGCAACTGGCGGCGGGCGATGTGGGCCAATATTCCTGTGTGATCACCGGCATGTGTGGCAATCCGGCCACGTCGTCGGCCACGACCGTGAGCATTAGTACACCTTCACAGATCACTTCGCAACCAGTGTCCAAGTCGGTTTGCACGGGGACCAACGTTTCCTTCAGCATCACCGCTTCGGGTCCGTCGCTGACGTATACCTGGCGAAAAGGAAATACAGTAGTCAACAACGGAGGCAAATATAGCGGGGCCACCACGGCCACGCTCACCATTACCGGTGCCACAGAACTGGAAGCAGGCGCTTATACCTGTACCATCAACAATCCCTGCGGCAGTGAAATTGCTTCCTCCGCGGCACAGCTCAACATTGATCCCGCCCCGTCGATTGTTTCCCAATCCGGCAATACTGCATTGTGCGAAGGCGATGTGGGCAGAATTTCGGTGACGACAGGCACAGGAAACTTCCAGTTCCAATGGAAGAAAGACGGCGTAGTGCTCACCGACGGAATGGCCCATACGGGGACAACAACGGACGAGCTACTGATCATCTCCGCCTCGACTGCCGACGCGGGCGTATACACCTGCGAAGTGAAATCCGGATGTGGCAACCCGATCAACTCGACGGGCATCACGGTTGCCGTGAGCAACGGAACCCAGATCGTCTCGCAAACCACCGACTTGAAAACATGCCAGGACGACAAACTTACGCTCTCCGTGACTGCAAGCGGCAACGGATTGACCTATAGCTGGAAAAAGAACGGCTCGCTCTTGTCCGACGCGGGCACCATCAGTGGCTCAAAGACCGCCACACTCACCATCCAACACATCTCACCCCTGGATGAAGGCCGATACACCTGCGAAGTGACCGGCACATGCAAAGGCACGGCCATCAGCGATGGCATCGACGTAGACATCGATCCGAAACCCAACCTGGTGCTGGCTACCGACATAGATTGCAAAAGCTTCCAGCCCGTGTGGTCCGAATTGGTCACCGATACCAACTTCACCGAGGGCGAATACACGCTTTTCAAAAAAGGCAGCACCACACCCCTCGGCCTCATGGACATCGACGGCCTTGGTGAATACCTGATCGTAAAGAACACCGGCACCTGCGCCGACACGGTGATCTGGAACAACACCTGCGTCATCACC
- a CDS encoding DUF6443 domain-containing protein, with protein sequence MARKIVFAFIVSLFLLDHTALAGNGLIAGLSSVEFGTTTDYEVNDDATYNNWRFDVDGGASIVSQTKIGFRYKVTVTFNTGSNQTIKFIANGGTVYDTFVVTVTGTSCPGVPTVSGGGNAVCIPGTVTLSASTTAGSIIRWIDNGSVVASGTSYQVLLTTAGQKTIQVQAYNTTYNCGSSLVNVSVTGNAAPSAPSNVYATPAAVCGSGQVTLSPSEPAGYYVWRDSNWQPISPTQTLTSTTTFSVEGYNPSTGCTGPSTQLTVPVDVPPSVYTVSGGGIYCDSGTPPLVTLNGSQANVKYELDKDNVPYGALVQGTGSALTWSNLPPGSYTVKAISEHNACSPLMNGSATLTANPASVGGTVSPAVFYYYSVATGSLSLSGHTGSVVQWEKMVGSGNWQVIANTAGLTTYNYSNLTAPVPTTITFRAKIQSGVCAAVYSATAAVRVYPLPTITYSGTIIPYGGTVTLAGGSGYAARSWQRNGVNIPGATGTSYTVTQPGKYSLTVQGVGLEWQTTGQLVITGVLATQTNAESTIIIRKSGVKPTTSIYSLKKNELSQTVTYSDGMGRPEQIIGVGTSPAVRDVIQYIEYSAYGLSEKRYLPYATSGISDGQKRATPTTEQYAFYHLGATLAVSDAPYAVSKLAASPLANLREQGAPGTDWQPGAHSVKTDLVMNTTNQVRYWQADGTTNSYYAANTLAVNQVTDENGNQVRAFTDKLGNVVLKQVQLDETVETRSTPWLETYYVYDAFGDLIYQLPPKAMALLGTGASLTAADAAITELIYQYTYDAAGRLIQKKVPNSAAQYIVYDTYDRPVLIQDGNLRATNEWFFVKYDSRDRVVMTGRYLDATHNTQATMQSYVTTTAPTMATYEEEGTTLKGYTNLSFPATNYDGTALTLHAVNYYDHYDFNRDGSADYTYTVQGLTEELPPALFVEGKPTGHTKLIEGTTTWLTSVVFYDGYGHVIQQRSNNHLSAAMDNLSTIVYDLEGKMKYTKTDHNAGGTNQLTVLGRYAYDNGGRLTGIYQTVPGATEQLVASYAYNELGQLVDKKLHSTAANVFLQSIDYRYNERGWLTSINNAQVNGTDTDATADYFGMELLYEKTATGLNDQAGDKTYWNGNISAIKWHNAGLPAGAADQRSYKYGYDKSDKLKTATFQANTGTAWTKEAGTLNEQMTYDANGNILTLQRNTVQRTFTGGKLTATPLSIDNLTYTYKNQSNALQKVEDATANTAGFTNGSNSTDEYTYTADGSLAGDLNKGIGTTGIVYNALGKPKTITYTDGRKLEYTYDLDGNKLTVKTYAAGSSTPASTVDYVGGFVYENGALSYFGSPEGRVVKKGATYEFQYAITDHQGNTRVLFSPVTPAPQVVTATFENATQTTEINNFPDSYPTGGNRSGLELYDHTDVSGSTYTYSQLLNGGNNSIVGLTRNLKVYPGDKVKVEAYAKYFNFNPQSNSSNIDAFATALTSAFGVSAASTGDALLAYNSLNSYGAVIAGGGGGGNTNFPKAFVTILLFDKNFQLIDAVADQIDGGEQVGATPKTAHDYMSKEYTVKEAGYAYIYISNETPTEVDVYFDDVTMTYTPTNILQVNEYYPYGLQTASSWTREGNVNNFLYNGGTEQNATTGLYDLRYRNFDPVLGRFHQVDPLTDPYASISPYSYANNDPVFSNDPNGLQTTCSWCAPAPVLPRNGIMDSQAYEAYVNSVFRPMIIDLAYGTLDLTTGQASSYHSTSSGDLESFARALRLLRSARDGDTDALGEIASMFGENINVMIAYDGVQETTTINTRSKRTAWFINDKLVGLYSAKRANLYGDFAIDGTKKWSLVFKSGFSGSDGDNGFWDHFENPRNKSNFITGSYATSAWGSVGTVAEWGLIVDSKISPGTFYTSATAMRAASANGARVMGKIVGPSLGFAGVLFTGYEAYFDDGHLSTGDWVKIGIGAAMVGASFTFLAPAVAVYGIVDLGVAIYTGTSITDRIAAGIDRN encoded by the coding sequence ATGGCAAGAAAAATTGTTTTTGCTTTTATCGTTTCTCTTTTCCTGTTGGACCATACAGCCCTGGCAGGCAATGGACTCATTGCCGGACTTTCCTCGGTTGAATTTGGAACAACCACCGACTACGAAGTAAACGACGACGCCACATACAACAACTGGCGCTTTGATGTTGATGGCGGCGCTTCAATTGTTTCCCAAACAAAAATCGGGTTCAGATACAAGGTCACGGTAACGTTCAACACGGGAAGCAATCAAACGATCAAATTTATCGCCAATGGTGGCACCGTGTACGACACGTTTGTGGTGACGGTAACCGGCACTTCTTGTCCGGGTGTGCCTACGGTGAGTGGCGGCGGCAACGCTGTCTGTATACCGGGTACAGTGACGCTGTCGGCATCTACCACAGCGGGCTCCATCATCCGGTGGATCGATAATGGTTCAGTTGTAGCTTCCGGTACGAGTTATCAGGTTTTGCTCACCACAGCGGGACAAAAGACTATCCAGGTTCAGGCCTACAATACAACATACAATTGTGGAAGCTCACTCGTTAACGTCTCCGTAACGGGAAACGCGGCACCCTCAGCCCCCTCTAATGTATACGCTACACCCGCTGCCGTTTGCGGCTCCGGGCAGGTAACCCTGTCGCCTTCGGAGCCAGCAGGCTACTATGTATGGCGCGACTCAAATTGGCAACCGATTAGCCCAACGCAAACCCTTACATCCACAACAACTTTTTCCGTCGAGGGATACAATCCCAGTACAGGTTGCACAGGGCCGTCAACACAACTGACTGTGCCCGTCGACGTGCCACCATCCGTTTATACGGTCAGTGGTGGCGGAATATATTGTGACAGTGGCACACCACCGTTGGTAACATTGAACGGCTCGCAGGCCAATGTGAAATACGAACTTGATAAAGATAATGTACCCTATGGTGCCTTGGTGCAAGGTACCGGCAGCGCGCTTACCTGGAGCAATTTGCCACCGGGAAGCTACACCGTGAAAGCTATTAGTGAGCACAATGCCTGCTCCCCGCTCATGAACGGATCGGCAACGCTCACGGCCAATCCGGCCTCTGTGGGCGGTACTGTAAGCCCGGCAGTCTTTTACTATTACTCCGTGGCTACCGGCAGCTTGTCCCTTTCCGGCCATACCGGGTCGGTAGTGCAGTGGGAGAAAATGGTCGGCAGCGGCAACTGGCAGGTGATCGCCAACACAGCCGGCCTCACAACCTATAACTACAGCAACCTGACAGCCCCGGTGCCTACGACCATAACCTTCCGGGCAAAAATTCAAAGCGGCGTTTGCGCCGCCGTATATTCCGCCACGGCTGCGGTGAGGGTTTATCCTTTGCCGACCATCACATACTCCGGCACCATCATTCCCTATGGAGGCACCGTCACGCTGGCGGGCGGCAGCGGCTACGCTGCCAGGAGCTGGCAAAGGAACGGCGTGAACATACCCGGCGCTACCGGCACGAGCTATACCGTGACGCAACCGGGAAAATACTCCCTCACCGTACAAGGCGTAGGCCTGGAATGGCAAACAACCGGTCAGTTGGTGATTACCGGTGTGCTGGCCACGCAGACCAATGCAGAGTCCACCATCATCATTCGCAAATCCGGCGTGAAGCCGACAACGTCGATATATTCGCTGAAGAAGAATGAACTCTCACAGACCGTCACGTATAGCGACGGCATGGGCCGCCCCGAACAGATCATCGGCGTGGGCACTTCGCCCGCGGTGCGCGACGTGATCCAATACATCGAATACTCGGCCTATGGTCTTTCGGAAAAACGCTACCTGCCTTATGCAACATCGGGAATAAGCGATGGTCAGAAACGCGCTACGCCAACGACCGAACAATATGCTTTCTATCACCTCGGCGCCACGCTCGCCGTGAGCGACGCACCCTATGCCGTGTCCAAACTCGCCGCCAGCCCGCTGGCCAACCTGCGCGAGCAAGGGGCCCCGGGCACGGACTGGCAGCCCGGCGCCCACAGCGTGAAGACCGACCTGGTGATGAACACCACCAACCAGGTGCGCTACTGGCAAGCCGACGGCACTACAAATTCGTACTACGCGGCCAATACCCTGGCCGTGAACCAGGTAACCGACGAGAATGGCAACCAGGTGCGCGCCTTCACCGACAAACTCGGCAATGTGGTCTTGAAACAGGTCCAACTCGACGAAACCGTGGAAACACGCTCCACCCCCTGGCTGGAGACATACTACGTCTACGACGCCTTTGGCGACCTGATCTATCAACTGCCGCCCAAGGCCATGGCCCTGTTGGGCACCGGCGCCAGTCTCACGGCCGCCGACGCTGCAATCACTGAGTTGATCTATCAGTACACCTACGATGCGGCCGGCCGGCTCATCCAAAAGAAAGTGCCCAATAGCGCCGCGCAATATATTGTGTACGACACTTACGACCGCCCCGTGCTCATACAAGACGGCAACCTGCGCGCCACCAACGAATGGTTCTTCGTGAAGTACGACAGCCGCGACCGCGTAGTGATGACTGGCCGTTACCTCGACGCCACCCACAACACACAGGCCACCATGCAAAGCTACGTGACCACCACCGCGCCCACGATGGCCACATACGAGGAGGAAGGCACGACCCTCAAGGGCTACACCAATCTTTCTTTCCCCGCCACGAACTACGACGGCACGGCGCTCACCCTTCATGCCGTGAATTATTATGACCACTATGATTTCAACCGCGACGGATCGGCCGACTATACTTACACCGTTCAAGGCCTGACCGAAGAACTACCCCCTGCTCTTTTTGTAGAAGGCAAACCGACCGGGCATACCAAGCTTATTGAAGGCACCACCACGTGGCTTACGTCCGTCGTGTTCTACGATGGCTACGGGCATGTGATCCAGCAACGTAGTAACAATCACCTTTCTGCGGCAATGGATAACCTGAGCACGATCGTCTATGACCTGGAAGGGAAAATGAAGTATACGAAGACCGATCACAACGCTGGCGGCACAAACCAACTCACCGTGTTGGGGCGCTACGCATACGACAATGGCGGACGCCTCACCGGCATATACCAGACCGTGCCTGGGGCAACCGAACAACTGGTGGCCAGCTACGCATATAACGAATTGGGACAGCTTGTCGACAAAAAACTGCACAGTACAGCGGCCAACGTTTTTTTGCAGAGCATCGATTATCGCTACAACGAACGCGGCTGGCTGACGTCCATCAACAACGCACAGGTAAACGGAACGGATACGGACGCCACTGCCGACTATTTTGGCATGGAATTGCTCTATGAAAAAACGGCGACGGGCCTCAACGACCAGGCCGGTGACAAAACGTACTGGAACGGCAACATCAGCGCCATCAAATGGCACAATGCCGGCCTGCCCGCGGGCGCTGCCGACCAGCGCAGCTACAAATACGGCTATGACAAAAGCGACAAGCTGAAGACTGCTACCTTCCAGGCCAACACAGGCACGGCCTGGACCAAAGAAGCCGGCACACTGAACGAGCAGATGACCTACGACGCGAACGGCAACATTTTAACGCTGCAACGCAACACAGTACAACGGACGTTCACCGGCGGTAAATTGACGGCCACACCGTTATCTATCGACAACCTCACTTATACGTATAAGAACCAATCCAACGCCCTCCAAAAAGTAGAAGACGCCACGGCCAACACGGCAGGATTTACGAACGGCAGCAACAGCACAGACGAATATACCTACACCGCCGACGGCAGTCTGGCAGGCGATCTCAACAAGGGCATCGGCACGACGGGCATTGTGTACAACGCGCTGGGCAAGCCCAAGACGATCACTTACACCGACGGCCGCAAGCTGGAGTATACCTACGACCTCGACGGCAATAAATTGACCGTGAAAACCTATGCTGCCGGCAGCAGCACACCGGCGAGCACAGTCGACTACGTGGGTGGTTTTGTCTATGAGAATGGCGCGCTCAGCTACTTTGGCTCGCCCGAAGGCAGGGTGGTGAAGAAAGGCGCCACTTACGAATTCCAGTACGCCATAACCGATCACCAGGGTAACACCCGCGTGTTGTTTAGCCCGGTAACACCGGCGCCCCAGGTAGTAACGGCGACCTTCGAGAACGCCACACAAACCACGGAGATAAACAATTTTCCTGACAGCTACCCTACCGGAGGTAACCGGAGCGGTCTTGAGTTATATGATCATACGGACGTGAGCGGCTCAACTTACACGTATTCACAATTGCTCAATGGCGGAAACAACAGCATCGTCGGATTGACCAGGAACCTTAAGGTTTACCCGGGCGACAAAGTGAAAGTGGAAGCCTATGCAAAATACTTCAACTTCAACCCGCAAAGTAATTCTAGCAATATCGATGCCTTTGCCACAGCCTTGACGTCGGCCTTTGGTGTAAGTGCGGCTTCTACCGGTGACGCATTGTTGGCCTATAACAGCCTGAATAGTTACGGCGCCGTTATCGCAGGCGGTGGTGGCGGGGGGAACACCAACTTTCCCAAGGCTTTCGTAACGATCCTGTTGTTCGATAAGAATTTCCAACTCATAGATGCCGTTGCCGATCAGATCGATGGAGGAGAGCAAGTGGGGGCCACACCGAAGACGGCACATGATTACATGTCGAAAGAGTATACGGTGAAGGAGGCGGGATATGCTTATATTTACATAAGCAATGAGACCCCCACCGAGGTTGATGTTTATTTTGATGATGTGACGATGACATATACGCCTACGAATATTTTGCAGGTGAATGAGTATTATCCATATGGGTTACAAACTGCTAGTTCCTGGACAAGAGAAGGGAATGTGAATAATTTCCTATATAACGGCGGCACTGAGCAGAATGCAACTACGGGGTTGTATGATTTAAGATACAGAAACTTTGATCCTGTGTTAGGTAGATTCCACCAAGTGGATCCGTTAACGGATCCATATGCATCGATATCTCCTTACAGTTATGCAAACAACGATCCTGTTTTCTCAAACGACCCCAATGGACTTCAAACCACGTGCTCTTGGTGTGCCCCGGCTCCGGTATTACCGCGTAATGGGATTATGGATAGTCAAGCTTACGAGGCATATGTTAATTCGGTCTTCAGGCCTATGATTATCGATTTAGCATACGGTACTTTAGACCTTACAACTGGCCAAGCGTCAAGCTATCATTCTACAAGCTCAGGCGACCTAGAGTCGTTCGCTAGGGCATTGAGGTTGTTACGTAGTGCCCGCGATGGAGATACTGATGCACTTGGGGAGATTGCTAGTATGTTCGGCGAGAATATTAATGTGATGATTGCATATGATGGCGTGCAGGAAACGACAACAATTAATACTCGGTCAAAGCGGACTGCCTGGTTTATCAATGACAAATTGGTTGGCCTGTATAGTGCGAAAAGGGCCAACCTTTATGGGGATTTTGCAATAGACGGAACTAAAAAATGGTCTTTGGTCTTCAAAAGTGGATTTTCAGGATCGGATGGAGATAATGGGTTTTGGGATCACTTCGAGAATCCAAGAAATAAATCGAATTTTATTACTGGTTCATACGCGACAAGTGCCTGGGGTTCTGTAGGAACGGTTGCGGAGTGGGGATTGATTGTGGATTCTAAAATTTCCCCAGGCACCTTTTATACTTCAGCGACTGCGATGAGGGCTGCAAGCGCGAACGGTGCAAGAGTAATGGGAAAAATTGTTGGACCGAGCCTTGGGTTCGCCGGTGTGCTTTTTACCGGCTACGAGGCTTATTTCGATGATGGTCATCTTAGCACGGGAGATTGGGTTAAAATCGGAATCGGAGCAGCAATGGTAGGGGCGTCGTTCACCTTCTTAGCGCCTGCAGTCGCCGTTTATGGTATTGTCGATCTCGGGGTGGCCATTTATACAGGAACCTCGATAACAGATCGTATCGCAGCTGGTATAGATAGAAATTGA